The genome window CCCTCTCCCGATTCCGGCTCGGAAAGCTTGGTTACCCGCTCGGTGCCCTCGCAGCCGGCATAAGTTCCCCTGGCTGGAACTTGAGCGTACGGGTGGACGGTGAACTGCTTCATGACGGTTCGAGCCCGCTGTTGATGGCAGCGCTGGGCCTGGGCGGCACAGTCGGGGGAGGCGCCCGGCTCATACCGAACGCAAACCCGCACGACGGCGCCGTCGACGTCGTTCTGTGGGAATCAGTGGGTCGGGCGGCCAGGGTGGGTTACGCACTCGGCCTGAAGGATGGGGACCACGCACGTCGCAGCGATGTGCGGATCGGCCGCGGACAGACCGTGGAAATCACCGCTGTGAACGGAGACGGCTTCGGCGTGGACAACGACGGCGAACTGCTGGGTCCGTTTACCGAGCGGCGTTGGGCTGTTGTCTGTGACGCCTGGAACGTCATAGCACCGCAGTAAGGACGCCATTCTTGCGCAGTTGACTGCGCCCGCGATGGATTCACTCAAGGTTTCCACAAGAGACACGGAGCACCCTATCTACAAGACATTTGGGCCGATAGTCTGAATGTCGGCCACAGCAATAGAGCCCTCGCCGGGCACCTAGCAAAGGCCGAATGTTTCGAATTCCTCAGTGAGGGTTTCGTTGTATTGGACCTTTACCAGGGGAAAACATGGGGAGCCATCCGTGACCGAAGTCAGGCCAACCACCGGCCGCCACGTTTTACGATCCCGCCGCACGGCGGTCCGTTCCGGAATGGGCGTCTGCCTTGCACTGGCAGTTATCTACTCATTCGGGTACCCCGGCAGCACGCCGCTCTCCTCCACCGTCAGCTCTAACGGAACCGTCCTCGCCCAGGGGTCAGCGGGCGCCGCTAATTCCGACTCCCACTCCGCACCCACCGGTTTCGTTGGTGAGCAGCTGCTGCAACCGGCAGAGATCCTCGCACCCTACGGCAAGAGCGACTCCCTGGTGCCCGGCGGCGTCATTCCCGGTGTGGAAGGTTCCGGTTCCGGCGGCAGCGGGCGCGGCAGCGTCTCCTCCGGCCCTGACCGCTCCCCTGCCGAACCTGCCGGCACCATGGAGCGCCCGGGCAAGGGCATGTTGATTGCACCGCTGCAGTTCCTGACGCCGAGTTCGCCCTTCGGCCTGCGCACCAGCCCGATTACCGGCGAGCACGGCGAGTTCCACTCCGGCCAGGACTTTGCCGCCCCTTGCGGCACGCGAGTTTTCTCCGCCGACGCCGGCACCGTCCGGGCCGCCGGCTGGCATCCCTGGGGTGGCGGGAACCGCGTCGAGGTGGATCACGGCAACGGCCTGGTCACCACCTATAACCATCTTGAAGGCGTTGCTGTGAAGACCGGCGACCGCGTTGGTGCCGGGCAGGTCATCGCCACCGTTGGCACCACAGGCTGGTCCACGGGCTGCCACCTGCACTTCGAAACCATCCTGAACGGCGAGCACACCAACCCAAGCCAGTGGAAGCTCATCTCCCTGAACGGCAGCGGTCCTGTTGGCATGCCGTCGCTCGTCAACTTCACTCCGGGTACGGGCAACGAGCCCGACGGCGAGACCGCCTGGGTTGCCTACCTTGCCTCCGGCGGCAGTGACATTCACCCCATAGCGGTCAAATCGCCATCGCGGGTGGATGCCGAAACGTCCGCAATTGGAAAGCGTCCGTCGACGGGGTCCTCCACGGCGTCGGCCTCGGGTAAGCCGTCGTCCGGCAAGCCGCGTCTTTCGTCCTCACCGAGCACTAGCCCAGCTCCGCAGGCCTCACCGTCAAAGCCCGGAACTTCCACGGCCACGCCGGGAACCACCACCAAGCCCACGCCGGGCACGTCCACGTCGCCCGACCCCACGCCGCCAGTCAGCTCGACACCACCGGCCACCTCAACACCACCGGCGGACCCCACACCACCTGCCACCTCGACACCACCGGCCACCTCAACACCCCCGGTTGATCCGACGCCTGTGCCGCCGGCCGATCCGACGCCTGCGCCCCCGGCCGATCCGACGCCTGCGCCCCCGGCCGATCCGACGCCTGCGCCCCCGGCGGATCCGACGCCTGCGCCCCCGGCCGATCCGACGCCGGAGCCACCGGCACCAAGCGACCCGGCGCCAAGCGATCCAGCACCGAGTGACCCGGCCCCAAGCGATCCCACTCCGAGTGACCCGGTGCCGACGGCCACCATTACACCCACCGAGGCAGCCACCGCCGACCCTGGTGTCTGTGATGCGGTCATCGACCCGGTGACCGGAACTCCTGTCGATCCGGTGACCGGCGCTCCTGTCGATCCCACCACCATAGATCCCGTCACGGGTACCTGCGCCGTGGTAGAAGGCACAGCCGATGCGGCTGCTGCCGGCGCCGACGCCGCCCGAGAGCCGGAAAGCGCCACGGTCCAGGCACCATAGCAAGCACCGCAATACCGTTCCGGTGGGCGAGGCAGATGCCTCGCCCACCGGCATTTAAACCACCGGCACCCGCTCGTCAAGATGGCAGCGCGATATTGGCCCAGTTTCAGGGCATACTCACCAGTAAGTTGCTTAACGCAAGTAACGTCGTGACACCACTCCTTGAGACCCCCGGAGGTTCACGACCATGGGAAAAGCCCTACCCCGCCATGCACGGTTCGCACTGCTGAGTGCCGCCGTACTGGCAGCCCCGCTCCTCACCGGTCCTGCCGCCGTCGCAAACTTTCCTTCCACGGAGGGAAACACCAGCACGGCGAGCATCCTGACCTATGACGACACCATCACCGAGCTGACCAAGCTCGAACGCACCAGTCGTTATCCCGTGGACGTCTTCACGCTTGAGGAGGCCGGCACCACCGTCAACAAGAGCGAGCAGGGACGGGACCTCTATGTAGCCACCGTCGGAAGCGGGCCCGAAGAGATCTGGATTCAGGGCCGGATTCACGGCAATGAGCCCTACGGAACGGAATCCATTCTGACGCTCCTGAAGGACCTGGGCACTAATGGATCTGCTGAGTACCAAGCGATCCGGGACGCCTTCACCATCCACTTCATCCCGATGTACAACCCTGACGGCAGCGAGATGAACATCCGCCAGACCGTCCTGTACGACGATGCAACCGGAGAGCCGCTGCTGAACTCAGCCGGACAGCAGCAGCGCATCGACCTGAACCGGGACTGGACGGCGGATCGCTTTGCCGCCGATGAATCACTCGCGTTCTACGAGTACTGGACCATGGTGCAGCCGGAATACGGCATCGACATCCACCACCAGGGCCTGAAGCAGCAGTACGGGAC of Arthrobacter sp. JZ12 contains these proteins:
- a CDS encoding M23 family metallopeptidase, whose protein sequence is MTEVRPTTGRHVLRSRRTAVRSGMGVCLALAVIYSFGYPGSTPLSSTVSSNGTVLAQGSAGAANSDSHSAPTGFVGEQLLQPAEILAPYGKSDSLVPGGVIPGVEGSGSGGSGRGSVSSGPDRSPAEPAGTMERPGKGMLIAPLQFLTPSSPFGLRTSPITGEHGEFHSGQDFAAPCGTRVFSADAGTVRAAGWHPWGGGNRVEVDHGNGLVTTYNHLEGVAVKTGDRVGAGQVIATVGTTGWSTGCHLHFETILNGEHTNPSQWKLISLNGSGPVGMPSLVNFTPGTGNEPDGETAWVAYLASGGSDIHPIAVKSPSRVDAETSAIGKRPSTGSSTASASGKPSSGKPRLSSSPSTSPAPQASPSKPGTSTATPGTTTKPTPGTSTSPDPTPPVSSTPPATSTPPADPTPPATSTPPATSTPPVDPTPVPPADPTPAPPADPTPAPPADPTPAPPADPTPAPPADPTPEPPAPSDPAPSDPAPSDPAPSDPTPSDPVPTATITPTEAATADPGVCDAVIDPVTGTPVDPVTGAPVDPTTIDPVTGTCAVVEGTADAAAAGADAAREPESATVQAP
- a CDS encoding M14 family zinc carboxypeptidase is translated as MGKALPRHARFALLSAAVLAAPLLTGPAAVANFPSTEGNTSTASILTYDDTITELTKLERTSRYPVDVFTLEEAGTTVNKSEQGRDLYVATVGSGPEEIWIQGRIHGNEPYGTESILTLLKDLGTNGSAEYQAIRDAFTIHFIPMYNPDGSEMNIRQTVLYDDATGEPLLNSAGQQQRIDLNRDWTADRFAADESLAFYEYWTMVQPEYGIDIHHQGLKQQYGTGDDVTLSLGISLAPGGPTLPTIKDGAYDVLTRQMHGYVFQELSQYGYITMDRYQVGNSLEIDIKGGVVSAMMLGLNYQGMNPTGHSNPVVFFETSGNTSDGSLGQKARGKSIQQNVLAMKSLLSGLATGEVQQVDPETWDAIPHAPVTGYSTDYAGTIPASF